In Blautia wexlerae DSM 19850, a single window of DNA contains:
- a CDS encoding AAA family ATPase: protein MAGLKKLPIGIENFEKLRQEDFYYIDKTRLIEQLLTRWGEVNLFTRPRRFGKSLNMSMLQSFFEIGKDKTLFDGLRISDNQELCEEYQGKFPVVSVSLKGINGATYEEARRFLIKTINEEARRLSVLSDSTELDETDHELLTQLKKKEMTNDSLVYSIRELTELLEKHYGSKVIVLIDEYDVPLAKANENGYYDEMVLLIRNLFENALKTNNSLKFAVLTGCLRIAKESIFTGLNNFKVYSITDKSFDETFGFTDAEVRELLRYYGQEKYYETVKEWYDGYRFGNVDVYCPWDVINFCSDHLADPGLEPKNYWANTSGNSVISHFIDSVGKPQKLTRMELEQLVNGGIVQKEINFELTYKELYSSIDNLWSTLFMTGYLTQRGEPSGNRYNLVIPNREIRNIITNHILKMFKENVKDDGKTVSDLCDALLNQNPEKVELIFTEYMKKTISIRDTFARKPTKENFYHGLLLGILGFKENWSVMSNRESGDGFGDILIRIEDEDVGIVIEVKYADDGNLQGECEKALQQIIDIRYTEALEQEGIHTIIKYGIACYRKKCKVLMRIDKQ, encoded by the coding sequence ATGGCAGGATTAAAAAAACTTCCAATTGGAATTGAGAATTTTGAAAAATTGCGGCAGGAAGATTTCTATTATATAGATAAGACACGACTGATTGAACAGTTGCTTACAAGATGGGGTGAAGTAAACCTGTTTACCCGTCCGAGACGTTTCGGAAAATCCCTGAATATGAGTATGCTCCAGAGTTTTTTTGAGATTGGAAAAGATAAGACTTTGTTTGATGGGCTGAGGATTTCAGATAATCAGGAATTATGTGAGGAATATCAGGGGAAATTTCCGGTGGTTTCTGTCAGTCTGAAGGGAATCAATGGTGCCACATATGAGGAAGCCCGCAGATTTCTCATAAAAACAATCAATGAAGAAGCCCGCAGGCTATCCGTACTTTCAGACAGCACAGAGCTTGATGAGACAGATCACGAATTGCTGACACAGTTAAAGAAAAAAGAAATGACAAACGATTCTCTGGTGTACAGTATCCGTGAGCTGACAGAATTGCTGGAAAAGCACTATGGCAGCAAAGTAATTGTTCTGATCGATGAGTATGACGTACCTCTGGCAAAGGCAAATGAAAATGGCTATTATGATGAAATGGTATTGCTGATCCGTAATTTATTTGAGAACGCATTAAAAACCAACAACAGTCTGAAATTCGCAGTGCTGACAGGATGCCTGCGGATTGCAAAAGAAAGCATTTTTACAGGTCTTAACAACTTTAAGGTTTATTCCATTACAGATAAGAGCTTTGATGAAACATTTGGATTTACAGATGCGGAAGTAAGGGAACTCCTCCGGTATTATGGACAGGAAAAATATTATGAGACAGTGAAAGAGTGGTATGACGGCTACCGGTTTGGAAATGTGGATGTTTATTGTCCATGGGATGTGATCAATTTCTGCAGCGATCATCTGGCAGATCCCGGGCTGGAACCGAAGAATTACTGGGCGAATACAAGTGGAAACAGTGTGATCAGTCATTTCATTGACAGTGTGGGAAAACCACAGAAGCTGACCAGAATGGAGCTGGAACAGCTGGTAAATGGAGGGATTGTCCAGAAAGAAATTAATTTTGAGCTTACCTATAAGGAATTATATTCTTCCATAGACAATCTGTGGAGCACACTTTTTATGACCGGATATCTGACACAGAGAGGGGAACCCAGTGGTAACAGATATAATCTGGTTATTCCCAACAGAGAGATCCGAAATATTATCACCAACCATATTTTGAAAATGTTCAAAGAAAATGTAAAGGACGATGGAAAAACAGTCAGCGATTTGTGTGATGCACTGCTGAACCAAAATCCGGAAAAAGTAGAGTTGATTTTTACAGAATATATGAAAAAAACGATCAGCATAAGAGATACCTTTGCCCGGAAACCAACGAAAGAAAATTTCTATCATGGATTGCTGCTTGGTATTCTGGGATTCAAAGAGAACTGGTCAGTAATGTCAAATCGGGAATCAGGAGACGGATTCGGGGATATTCTGATCCGTATAGAAGATGAAGATGTGGGAATTGTGATCGAAGTAAAATATGCAGATGACGGAAATCTTCAGGGAGAGTGCGAAAAAGCACTTCAGCAGATTATAGATATCAGATATACTGAGGCGTTAGAGCAGGAAGGGATTCATACAATCATAAAATATGGAATCGCCTGTTACAGAAAGAAATGTAAGGTGCTGATGAGAATAGACAAACAGTGA